The following proteins are encoded in a genomic region of Choloepus didactylus isolate mChoDid1 chromosome Y, mChoDid1.pri, whole genome shotgun sequence:
- the LOC119524057 gene encoding cytochrome b5 type B gives MATVEASGSGEKGQGEETSVTYYRLEEVAKRNSSEEIWLVIHGRVYDVSSFLNEHPGGEEVLLEQAGLDASESFEDVGHSSDAREMLKEYYIGDVHPSDIKTESGSKDPSKNNTYQSCWSYWVFPIIGAILLGFLYRYCTSESKSS, from the coding sequence ATGGCGACTGTGGAAGCTAGCGGCAGCGGCGAGAAAGGGCAGGGGGAGGAGACTTCCGTCACCTATTACCGGTTGGAAGAGGTGGCGAAGCGCAACTCCTCGGAGGAAATATGGCTGGTGATTCATGGGCGAGTCTACGATGTCTCCAGCTTCCTCAACGAGCATCCTGGTGGAGAAGAAGTTCTGCTGGAACAAGCTGGTTTGGATGCAAGTGAAAGCTTTGAAGATGTAGGCCATTCCTCCGATGCCAGAGAAATGCTGAAGGAGTACTATATTGGTGATGTCCATCCGAGTGACATTAAAACTGAAAGTGGTAGCAAGGATCCttcaaaaaataatacataccAAAGTTGCTGGTCATACTGGGTTTTCCCCATCATAGGCGCTATTCTCTTAGGTTTCCTGTATCGTTACTGTACGTCGGAAAGCAAATCCTCCTGA